CAAGTTACGTGATTGTCTTCTTTTCGGCGTGATTTGACCCCGAGGGGTCAAAATGATGGGTCAAAGTACACGGAATCGTCTGCCGCCGGAGACGTCACATGCCGCAAATCGCACGCTCCCCGAACCACCTTTACCGCAGGCTCAATCCATTACTTTCACCACGTCATCCCGCATGACCTGCGGGACTCGTTGGACCGCTCCGAAGTCAGGATGTCTCTCCAGACCGGCTACTTGGCCGAGGCAAGACCCAAATACTGACCAAGATGAGGAACGGTGAACTCCCCATGGATGATTTCGACCAGATAAAAGTGTTCATGACTGACTGGCTCAAGCGTTTCCTGAAGGGAAATGAACTTTCACGCCGTTAACAGGGGTTCAAATCCCCTTGGGGACGCCAAGGAAAAGACCTTACGCCATGCGCGTAAGCGCCTTTTCCTTTTCACGTGCCACCCGCAAGTGTCATTTTTCCAGGATGAGCTTCCGACCGCATCGACCAGGTCCGCATCCAGGGCATCCGCCTGGAATACCTTCAAGCTCTCGTGCCATTCGGCGGTTCGACGCCGGTCTGGCTCACGCACACCTGGTGGAACCATTCGTGTCGGAGGCCGTGCAGGGTGCCCTGGCATCCTTGCCGGTCAGGCCGTGTTTCCCGGCAGCATAGTCCAAGGCGGTACAGCCATTCGCCCCTCATATGATCGGGCATGAGGTTGTCGAGGTCTTTCCGGTTTAAAGGCGTCACATATTTTCTTCATTAATCCAATTCCCTTACGAAAGTTTATTGATAAGGCTCAGTGTCCCTTGTATGGTCGCCATACTGTTGCCCGAACAAGGCTGGCCCCTTTTCCCCCTACATGGGATTGTGAATGAACCGCTTCAAACCGAACCTCCGCCCCGGCCCCCGTCCCGCGGCAGCCTTCCTGATCATTGCCGCGCTGCTCATCCTGGCCGCGTGCGTGCTTTCGGTGCGCCCCACGCCCCAGGCCGAGAGCGGGGTTCTCGACCTGAGTACCTATGACCCGGCCGCCCTCGGCCCGGCCGCCTTGGACGGCCAGTGGGAATTCTACTGGGACCGCCTGCTGAGTCCGAACGACTTCGCACCGAACGGAGATGCTCCCGGTACGACTGGCTACCTCGCCTTTCCGGGGACATGGCAGGGCTTCCGCCTTGACGGCAAAAAGCTGGACGGCACCGGCCAGGCCACCTTCCGCCTGCGTATCAAGCTCTGGCAACACGCCCGGCGGCTGGAGCTNAAAAAGCTGGACGGCACCGGCCAAGCCACCTTCCGCCTGCGTATCAAGCTCTGGCAACACGCCCGGCGGCTGGAGCTGCGTCTGTTCGACATCACCATGGCTTACAAGCTGTGGGCCGACGGCGAGCTCGTCGCGCAAAGCGGCACGGTGGGAACGGACGCGGAAACAGAAATCCCCCGCCGTTCACTGGTGCTGGCCGAGATCGAACCCAAGGGAAGCGACCTGGAGCTGGTGCTTCAGGTCTCCAACCACCATTTCCGCCAAGGCGGCGTGCTCGACAGCATAGAGATCGCCCCCCCCGGCCCGCTGCAAAGGGCTCAAAACCGGCACCGGGCCATATCCTTCCTTTTCGCAGGCTGCCTGATGATCGCGGCCGTGTACCACCTCTTTCTCTATTACAAGAACCGAAAGCTGCCGTCGGCCCTCTACTTCGGGATATACTGCCTGCTCATGTTGGGCTACTGCACCACTTCGAACACCTCGTTATGGGCCGCAAACCTGTTCCTCCCGCCGCTGCCCCCGGCCCTCGCGGAATATTTCCCGCTATTTTGCTATCTCGCCCTTGGCCCATTTCTCTACAGATTCTTCAAATCCCTCTACCCGCAGGAAATCCACACGATAGTCCAGCACATTGTCGATATCCGATTGGCGATCTTCGTCATCCTTCTCCCGTTCGCCCCGGACTACAACATCTCCCAATACATCGCCCTCGCCATGCTGGCGAGCGCACTCTACGGCATCTACTACGTCCAACGTCTCATGGTCTGCGTGTGGCGGGGGCGCAACGGCGCGGGACTGCTGCTCACGGGGTCCGTGGTCTTCCTGCTCACCAGCCTGAACGACACTCTGGCCCACGCCAAAATCATCAACAGCGTGTATCTCCTCGAACCGGGCATGCTCTTTCTTGTCGTCACCCAGTCGCTGGCGCTGGCCAAGCGGTTCACTCACGCCATGGAGGCCGAGGAAAAGCTCTCCGGGGAACTGGAGCGCAAGAACGCCTCGCTGTTAGCCGAAATCGAGAAACGAAACCGGCTGGAGCGCGCAATCGTCAACATTAGCGAGGAGGAACGCCGTCGCTTCAGCGTCGAGCTACATGACGGCCTATGTCAGCAGCTCGTCGGAGCGCGGCTGCACGCATCCATCCTGACCGATCAGCTTTCCGGCACCCAGGAAGGCAAAGCCATGGCCAGCCTGACGGCCATGCTCGAAGAAGCCTCCAACGATGCCTACCGCACCTCGCGCGGGCTCTGGCCCGTGGAGCATGATCCAGCGACGCCCGGTCCCTCGCTGGAGGACTTGGCGCGCACAATCGCCCGGGACACCGGCATTGCCGTGACCTTTGAAAACGACTGCCATTGCACCCAGTGTACCAACCCCAATGTGACCACCCTCTACCGCATCGCCCAGGAGGCATTGTCCAACGCGGTCAAACACGCCCGAGCGGGCGCGATCCGCATGCAGCTGCGCTGCCCCGAACAAGGCGGGATCGCACTCATAGTCCGCGATGACGGCATCGGCCGGGATGAGGCCGCGCGGCAAACACGCTCCAAGGGCGGACTGGGACTCAGCATCATGGCCCACCGTGCGGGCATGATCCAGGCGGACCTGCGGATCGAGGACGAATCGGGCCATGGCACCAAAGTGACCTGCATCGCCCCCTGCGTCGTGGCCGCAGCGCTCGACCAAAAATAAGAAGGCTTGGAAGCAAGCACTTCCAAGCCTTCGCCACAGGCGGGCGGAGAGGACCGACGAATCCGCAGGACAGCGGGTTCGGCCCACTCCGCCGCGCGCCTTTTTTACGGACGAGGGGGAACGGCACCCCCATTTTGCACGTTCTTCATGGATAACGGCGGGACAACCCCTGTCGCCGGAGCCGCTCCGGGCGTCGTCGCTGCGCCTGCGTTGGATTGGTCATATACCGGGACCGTGCTGACGCCCTCGTTCACTGCTGCCGGGCCGGAGTTGCTGTCGACATTCAAGAGCGTCGTGTCCTCCACGGTTCTCCGTTCGATGCCGCCAGCGGCATCGATATTCTCTCCGGAAGCGGCCTCGACGTCCGTGTTGACCAGCGTCGTCTTGCCACCGGCAGTGATGTTCAAGGCGCCATCGGCATTAATGGTCGCCCCCTCATTCCGGGTACTGCTTCCACCGCCTATGCCGACGTAACCGCTCGAAGTATTGTCCGTATCCTCGGCTGTGGATTTGAACACCCCGTTCTCCACCTTCCATTCGCTCGAAGTCACAGACTTGGCCCCGGCCGTACCGATCGACAGACCGTCGCCGGTCAGTTGGTCTGCCGTGCCGGTCTTGACCGCATCCGTCGTCTTGGTCGACGCACCGGCCTGCTTGGACTGCGTGGCGTTCGAAGGCGTCGCCGTCTTGCCCGCCGTCCCGGTCTTGACCGCATCCTTCGTCTTGGTCGACGCACCGGCCTGCTTGGACTGCGTGGCGCTCGACGGCGTCGCCGTCTTGCCCGCCGTCCCGGACTTGACCGCATCCTTCGGCTTGGTCGACGCACCGCCCTGCTTGGACTGCGTGGCGCTCGACGGCGTCGCCGTCTTGCCCGCCGTCCCGGACTTGACCGCATCCTTCGGCTTGGTCGACGCACCGCCCTGCTTGGACTGCGTGGCGCTCGACGGCGTCGCCGTCTTGCCCGCCGTCCCGGACTTGACCGCATCCTTCGGCTTGGTCGACGCACCGCCCTGCTTGGACTGCGTGGCGCTCGACGGCGTCGCCGTCTTGCCCGCCGTCCCGGACTTGACCGCATCCTTCGGCTTGGTCGACGCACCGGCCTGCTTGGACTGCGTGGCGTTCGAAGGCGTCGTCGTCTTGCCCGCCGTCCCGGTCTTGGCCGCATCCGTCGTCTTGGTCGACGCTCCGGCCTGCTTGGACTGCGTGGCGTTCGCAGGCGTCGTCGTCTTGCCCGCCGTCCCGGTCTTGACCGCAGCCTTCGTCTTGGTCGACGCACCGGCCTGCGTGGACTGCGTGGCGTTCGAAGGCGTCGCCGTCTTGCCCGCCGTCCCGGTCTTGACCGCAGCCTTCGTCTTGGTCGACGCACCGGCCTGCGTGGACTGCGTGGCGTTCGAAGGCGTCGCCGTCTTGCCCGCCGTGCCGGTCTTGGCCGCATCCGTCGTCTTGGTCGACGTGCCGGTTTTAGCCGCATCCGTCGTCTTCGCCGTCGTTTGAGACGACTTGGCCGGGATCGGCTTTTCGATTTTCTTGTTGACGGAACCGGCTATCGTTATGCCGAAACCGGATTCTGTATTCTTCGTGGCGGTAATATTCACATCGTCCTTAGCCGCAATACCGACATCGCCCGAGCTGGTCATATTGGTTCCCACCAGGTTCACGTCACCGCCCGAAGCATTGATCTCAATTCCACCGGCTCCCGCAGAAACGCTGCCTGCCTGCTGAACCGTCTGGTTCTTCTTTCGGAACTGAATACCGGCCGTAGCTGCTTCTTCCGTTACCGCAGTGGAAACGGTTGCACCGTCAGCCTGCGCGTTCGGCGACGCAACCGGCGGCGTCGTGGCTTGCCCTTTGTCCGCGCCTGTGCCGCTTACAGCCTGCTTGGCCTTGAGTTGCTGCATCACGGTACCATGCTTATCCTGCCAGGTCGCCAAGTCCTCGTTGCTCTGCGCGCTTCCGTCAGAACCTTGCGTGCCGCCGGTTCCGGTCTTGGCCGCAGGTGTCTGCGGTGTCGTTTTAGTGGTTTTATTTGTTTTTGATGCAGAAGTGGAAAGCGCAACGCCAACGGCCGAGGACTTGGAGGTGCTTTCAGCCGCCTCGAAGTTCACATCGCCCCCGGCATTGATACTGGCTTTATTCCCTGCGGCCAGATCGGTACCTTCAAGGTTGACGTCCTTACCGCTGTTTATGACGAGGTTGCCGCCGGAAGAAAGGCTTCCAGCCGCTGCCGTGGATTCCTCGGCCTTGCTATGACCCACCTCCGCAGTGACATCAACGGATTTGCCATCGGAGGTTCCCTGAGCGTTCGAGGATTTTGACGTCCCGACGCCCAATCCCGCACGGACACTTGTGGATTTGCTCTCGGAGGTACTGTGGGCTGCATTAATGGCGACACCTTCCGCACCGCTGATGGTCGCATCACCGCCGGCCGCCATATTGGTGCCTTCCAGCGTGACGGCTTTGCCTGCGTTCAAAGTCAGGTTGCCTCCAGTTGCGATGCTGCCTGCGGTGGCGGTTACGGAAGAGGCGGTTTCCTTGCTATAGCCACCCGCAACCTTGGCGTCCACGTTCGACTTTCCCGATCCTCCACCTGCGGAATCTCCTACATTAACAGACGCGCTGGCGTCATACGAGGTTGTGCTGGAGCTCGCAGTGTCTTTGGCGGCGTCGAAGGCAATACTGCCACCGGCATCAATGGCTGTGTCGCCTGTGGAGGAAAGATTGGTCCCTTCCAAGCGGGTATCGCCTTTTGTTTTAATAGTAATGTTGCCGCCGGAACTGATGCCGCCGGCAACGGCGGTGGTGGAGTTTGCACTTGTGTCCGTTTTGCTCGTGCCGCCGGAGACGCTTGCCTCAAACCCCTTACCCGAGCCTCGCGTGAGGCCTGCACTCATGGCAGCATTGACGTTACTGTCGGATGAGGACGAGGTTTCAGTATTCTCCGCAGCCTTGAAATCCAGGGAACCCGCTTCAAGTGCCACTCCTTGGCCCCCGCTGAGCTGCGTTCCTTCCAAGGTGGTCTTTCCGGAAGTCACGCTCGTAATCTTTCCGCCGGTCTTGATGGTGGAAACAACAGCCTCGCTGGATGCGGACGCACTCTTGTTGTCGTCTCTGCTGTAGCTGGCCTTGATGCCTGCGCCAACCTTGGCTGTCGCTTTAGCTCCAGCGCCCGCTTCTGCCCCGCCCGCATCTAGACCGACTCCTGCGCTGGCCGTGACGCCCGCATCGGCCTTGGCATATACGCCTATTTTGGCGGTATCGGATGTGCTTGTGCTTGTCTTGTAGCTGGTATTGGCCGCAGCCCGGCTGTCGTAAGTCTTGGCTGTCTGGCTGAAATCGCCGCCCGCTTCGATGGCGGTGCCGACATCGGTGATGCCGTTCTCTGCGGTACGGGCAATGGACCCGGAGCCGGAAGTAATGGAAGACACCCGGGCGGTGGTGCTCCCTTCAGCACTCGTGGTCTTTGAAACCTTTTGTTGTACCCCAACGGACAATTCGGCCTTGACGCTTCCCGAAGCACTCACTCCCGCATTGGCGCCGAGACCAGCATTGGCCGAGGCAGAGGTTTGAGCCTTGGCGCTTGCTTTGCCGTCAATATACAGACCGGAGCTCGTTTTGGTCGTCGAAGAGGTGCTCGTATGGCTATCCTCTGCGGCCAGGAAAGACATATCCTTTGCCGTAATATCCACGCCTGTCTCACCGCTCAGGTCGGAGCCCTGCACGACGAGATCCTTTTTGGAATTGATCGTAAGATTGCCGCCGCTGGCGAGCGTTGTTCCCTTATTGACAATATCGGTCGTCGTGTCCGTCGTGGTCTTGGTACGGAGAAGGTCGATACTCGTGCTGGAGTTCGCGTTGGCGGTTGCCGTAGCATTAGCACCGGCGTTGGCGCTTCCGGTTTTGGCATTTGCGCTGGCTCCGGCCGTCGCCTCGGCATCGGCCGAATTGGTCGTGCTCGCGTAAAGACCAACCTTGACCGTAGTGGTTTTGCTGGTAGCAACGTGGGTGTCTTGTGCCGCAAGGATATTCACGTTTTCGCCGGAGAGATTGGCGTCCCCGCCGGTTGTCACCTCTGCACCCCGCAGCGTGACGTCGCTCTTGCCCGTGAGGGTGAGATTTTTGTTTGCGTTAATCTGAGACGCCACGGCAGTCGTAGATTTATCTAACGAATCCGTGGTCGTGGTTTTCAGCAAATCGATCCCGCCGGCATCATTGGTGGCTGATGTCGAGGCACTCGCCTGGACTTTTCCCGAAGTGTCGACCGAAGCGTCCGTTGATGAGGATTTCGTATCACCGTCTCCACCGGAGAAAGAAAGAATACTGATCTTTTCAATGTGTGTCTTCGTGCTCGCCGTATCGCGAGCTTCCAGAACATTTAGATCCGTCCCGGCAATAGTAACATCGCCTTTGGCGTTCAGCTTGGCGCCCTGAAGCGTGGCCGTTTTTTCGGCGGACAGGTTCATGTCGTTGCCGGTAGAAACGGTCGAACCAACGGCCTTGGTCTGCTGGCGCTCCGTAGTTTTCGTTTCCTTACCATACAAGCCGCCAGAGACAAAAAGACCTGATTTGGTCTTAGTAGTAGCCACTCCCTTGCTGTTGTTACGAGCCAGGATATTGATATCTTCCCCGGCGTCCAGATCCGCGTTGCCGCCAGCCTTGATGGAGGAACCGGCCACGGTGATGTCCTTCTTGGCCGTCACCGTCAAATTGCCTCCGCTGGAAAGCGTGGAGCCTATCTGTTTCGTTCTGGTGTACGTGGTATCGGTGTTTTTGGAATGCGTATGCGCTGCTGCCCCCCGCTGCATGGTATCCAGAACCACGCTATTGCCCGCGGTCAGATCGGCATTGCCCTCAGCGGCAATATTGGCCCCCAAGTTTGTAATATTCTTTGCCGCATCGAGTTTCAGATCTCCGGTGGAAACGATGCTCCCCGTTTTACCCATGGTCGTCGAGCCGGGGTGCATGACCAAGGTCTTGTTGAGGATGCTGCCGTCAGTGGAGGACAGGGCCACATCGTCGCCTGAAATGGTGCCGCTGGTATTGGTGATGTCACCTTTCGTGGTGACGTTCAACGTGTTGGCTGAAATGGAGCCGCCCGTGTTGGTCAGTGACTTCAGGTTGAGATTGGCAGTCGTTGCGGAGATATTTGTCCCGTCGCTCGAGGCGAACATCTGTTTGGTCGAAGCCGCCAGATAGACCACCGGCGCCAGCACTTTCTGACCATCGACAACGGTCTCCACCATCCAGAGCATGTCTTCCGTGAGTAAAGATTGCTGATACGCACTCAGCTTCGTGCCCATTTTCAGACCGAGCGTTCCCGCCTGATTGGCAGCGCTATCCATGAGACCTTGCATCTGCTCTTTTTCGTTGGAATATTCCGGGAGGAGATTGCCACCTGTCTTGGAGGCCAACTGTTGACCTACGAGATATGTCTCATAACCTGCATCGCCCAAACGCTTGAGCACTTCATCGGAATCGAAGTTGTTTTTCGCAAGAAGATACTCACTGCCCAGGAAGTTATCAATATCGGCGTACAAAGGATTGGATTCTACCAGATAACTGGCATTTGAACTCTTATTGGTGACGAACATGCCATTGGGGTTAGTGGGCAGATTCAGCGTCAAGCCGAGAAAAGTCGTTCCTGTTGCCGTCAGAGCGGCAGGAGAGCCGGTGCTTGGCGAACCGCTGTTCGCCAGTGAAACATTGTCAACGTAGAGATTTTCGGCCCTGATGTATGCTTTTTGTATAGTAGTTGGCAGTACCGTGACGTCTTCACTCGCATACTGATCTGGTTTATCATCGTCCTCATAGTCCAATTTGATCTCTTCAGTTCTCTTTCTATTAAGTACTATATCGGTATTGTCGAAGGATGACCCTGAATTCCCAATAATTTTTACGTTATTGCCGGAAATTGAACTTCCTAAATTGAGACCGGAATCAAATCCCTGAATGGTTACCGTTCCTTCGCCTCCGCCATTGATATGCGGTGTAAACGCAGGGGGGCCTCCAAGAAAATATTCAGATACATAGAATACTATACGATAATAATCGGCATGATCCTTATTATAAAGAAATGTGCTTGTACGATCCTCTTGATAATTATTGTAAGACCGTATAGCGCCATTCTGGACCTGATTCTTGAATTTTTTCGCTGTAATTGTAATGTTATTTGCCGCATCAATGTAGCTGCTATTAATAAAACTGTTAGCAGTAATTGTTGTATCATGTCCAGAACCAATGGTTGCAAGAGGTGTTTGCGGTGTGGAATCATTATTGAATGTTTGGCTTGCTGAAGCTATCAGATCGTTCCCGGCATACAGTGCTCCTGCGTTTGTTAGGCTGCCTTGCGAACTGGCGATCAAATTATGCGCAGCAGAGATACCTCCGGTAGACTCGTTTTGGAAAAAACGGGCCTGTATATCAAGATCATAGCCGGAATAAAGCATGCCATAGTTAATAAAATTAGAAGAGACAACGATATTACCTGCACCCGACCCCGAAGTGGCGGCCAAAATACGTGAAGTCGAATCCCCCGTTCCACCAACAGTCAGCCCGGACGTCACCGTCACGTCCATGTCCCCGGTACTTTCCATGGAACCGCCGTCGGTGACTCTCAGCTTTCCGGTTCCCATGTGCATAGAACCGCTCAACAGGTTGCCCGTATTGTCGACGGATCCGCTGTTTGCGGTCGTCTTGCCTCCGACATCAAGCAAACCGTAGGCGTGCATGGAGCCGCTGTTACGGAAGTCACCGTCAACACGCACGAGGATATCGCCGGCGTCTGCCGTCATAATTCCTGCGTTGATCAGATCGGTGCCGGCAAAGAGGCTGATATCTCCTGCGGCGCTCTGTACGCCCTGCCTGACTCCTGCGTCGAAGGTCATGCTCCCGGTGGCTGCTGTCAGGTCCATATTGCCCGTAGACTTGAGTGCGGCGTTACCGAAAAAGAGGTCTCCGCCCGTGGCGGTCACTCCCATGGAACCGCCTGAATTCAGGGTGGACAGAGAGGAAGCGCCGACAGCAAGACTCTGGGTGAGCAGGGAAAAAACGGAACCTGCGCCATAGTAGACACCGTCAAGATTCCATGCGGCGGAACCGATGAGACTGACCGCGTAGCCGTACCGTTTGTTGGCATCGGTAATATCTGCCGTAGCGGACGCCGTGTCGGTCAATGTCCCAAGATTGTAAATGAGACCACTCTCGGCCTTGATACCACCGCCAGTAAGCATGGCACCGCCGTTGGTGGCTGTCAGGCTGAGGTTGTGTCCGGCGGAAAGGTTGGCGTCAATCGCCTTTACGGCATCAGCCCCGGCATCTGTACTGGTGATGCTCAAATCACGCTTGGCCGAAAGCCGGCTGGCGATCTCGATCTTGCCGGAGGATGTAATGACAAAATCCTGGGCCGTGGCTGCAGCCTCACCCTGCATGCGGACGCCAACGCCCGTCTCAGTGGCCTTCATGTTGATGAGGTTCGCATACATGCCGCCCAACGCGCTGGAATCAATGGCCCAAGTCGGGGCTGCTTCCGCTGCATCGGAGGCGATGGCACGGGTCTCGCCGGTCTCATGATTCCAATGATTCGAACCCGCCACCATGTTCAGGGTCTGCGCATTGACCTGTCCCTGAACGGCGATCTTGCGGGAAACGAGATTGAGAACCTGCTGAGCGCTCGCGTTGATGCCGGTACCCGTAATGAGGATATCCCCGCCGCGCACGTCGAAGCCGTTGAGCACGCCGCCCGTCATGTCGGGCGTCCCGGTAACGAGGCTGGCCTTATCCGTATTGAGGAAGCCGCCGCCGCTGCTGGTGATGCCGAAGGGGTTGGCGATGATGACATCGGCCTTGCCACCCAGGACTTCGGTAAAACCGTTCAGGTAGGTGCGGCTGTTCCCTGTCACTTCATTAAGGATGATGCGCGCCTGATGGCCAGCGGCAAGATTCGCGTTGCCCGCGACCTGCCCGGCCAGCTGGGACCGTCGATAGGCCTGGCTCATGTCTCCGTTATTCAGCACCAGCCCATGTGCATCGACGTTATAGCTCGTGAAGGCGTTATGCGACAAGCCGGAGCTGTTAGGCGCGGCGATGTTGACCACGGGCACGCCGTTCCCTGCAGGCGTGACAGTCGTATTCGTCGCCCCGGAGGGAACCGGGTCCGCCGCCAGGACCATCTGAGGCGGGCACAGGAGCAGGAGACACAAGAGCCAGACCAGTGATCTGAATCCGAGTTCCATGCACTGTTCACCCATCTTGCGCGTCATGATTTTTCGCATTGTAGCGTGCCGCATCGTCGTAAACATAAGAGGCTCCTTAAAAGCTCACGGTTATAGCCGCAGAGAATTGCACCGGTTCCCGCTCAATGGCGGTCGGGACGGCTATGGACTTCGCAGCGGACAACTCGCCCGACAGGTATTTGCCGGCAAAACGAATTCCGAGCGCCGCACCCGAAAGTTCGGCGTCGTTGGTGGTCTTGAATTGTTCTATCCGGCCCATGTCGAAGCCGATGTACGGCCTCAGCGTGACGCCGATGTACGGGAGCGGGGGCAACGACGTGGAGATTTCGTTGCGGACGTACAGGGCGCGATCACCTGACAGGCTGTTCCGGTTGAAGCCGCGCACGGTGTAGAAACTACCGACCGTCAATTGCTCCGACCCATACAACGGCACCAGCGCGTACTGCCCGAAAAGCTGGCTGCTGAAGACAAGGTCCTGGGTCAGAACCTCGAAAGGGACGGTCACACCGGCGGAATATCTGAATTTTGCTCCTTGAGCTCGCGGCGAGGAGGTCGGCGCATCGCCTTGGTCCCTGAGCGCGCCGAATTCCATGAGTCCCTTGCTCCATCCCAGCCCGCCGTTGAGGATGAACCCGGAAAAGCGGGAAAACCAATTGACGTCCACATCCAGAGTGGCCAGCTTGCGGCTTGAAATCTTCAAAAACTCACCATCGAGATAGTTCCTTGAGTTCTTGGTATTAAGGGCGACGAGCGTGGACAGTTTCTGGTTCTGATCGCGGTAGGCGACCCAATCCAGTTCACCCCGAAAGGTCTCGTTCGTACCTCTGGCGACGAGGGTCCTGGAGCTGGTTTTTACGGGAGAGCGGTAGCTGGAGTTGCTGTAGAAAAGCTGGACCCCGTAATAGCCGAACGGCACGGAGTAGTAGAGGCTGTCGGAATTGGAATCACGGAACCTCGCATCCTCGAAAAGCGTTTCCCGGTGCGTATAGTTCAGGTAATCATTGAGGAATAGCGGATGGTCCACGCCTGCGGTCACGGCTCCCTGATGGCGACCCGTCGAAAGACCGCCCAGATTGTCCAGGGTGCCAGAGATAAACAGGGGCAGAGATGGGGTGTTGGTGATGGTGACGACGCTGGCGCCCGCTTCCGCTCCAGGGCTTATTTCCATGGTGGCGCTGTTGGATTGCAGACGGTTGATCTGATCCAACCCCTGCTCGATATCCCTCAAATTGAGCGGCTTCCCCGGAACAAACGGAAACGCCGTGGAGAGATTCACGCTCCTTTTGTCGCCGTCCTTGAGGATGAGCCGCTCGACCTTGCCTTCGACGATGAGGATCTCAAGCCGCCCATTGGTCAGGTCCTGCGCCTGCACATACGGCCGCACGGCAATATACCCGCGATCCATGTAGGCCTTCAGTATCTCACTAAGGAGCTTCTCTATATCTTCCACGTAGAGGCATTTGTTCAGGTAGGGAGCCGTCAAGGACTTGGTGACGCTCTCCGGCAGAAGCGTAACCCCGGTAAGCTCTATTTCCTGAATATCCCTGCACATGCCGCTCTTTTGCAGGCTCGGAGCCGGGACCTCCGGTACCGCCTGAGGCGTCGTTTCCTTCCCGCGATTGGAATCCTTAAGCAGTTGCTGCTTCATGCGCTCCTGCTGTTCGTTCTGAATGCGCTGGGCCTCGCGGTTGGCGGCCTCAATCTCGGCCGGAGTAACGGACCAGGCCGGAGCGGCAAGCGACATCACGCAGCAGACAAGCAGGGCCGCAACAGACGCATTTCCAGACAACCTGCTGAAACAAATAGAGAGAAACTTGAACATATAGTGGCACCCGCGCAGGACAAAACGTGTTGAATGGCTTCGAATAAAAACGGATAGAGCCTTTTCGAAACATTAATGTCTGCATATAACCGATGACAGGTTTCAGGTCTGTAAGGGGATTCCCCTACAAGGTACACTTTTTTTACAACAATCCGGTTTTATTCATGAATTCATCGACCAAGGCCACCTTGCAATCCCGATGCTTCGATGCTAACTGCTCAAGCCGGTTCTGTTTAAACAGTCCGTGTCGAGAGTTGACGAAGCGCATCAATGCCTTTTCGTCCCCTGCCCTTCACCAACGTTCCAACAGCGGACCGGGTCATTCCCTGTGCCGGGCGAGGGGTGCGCGATTTCTTGACTGAAGCCGCG
This Desulfovibrio sp. Huiquan2017 DNA region includes the following protein-coding sequences:
- a CDS encoding 7TM diverse intracellular signaling domain-containing protein, with product MNRFKPNLRPGPRPAAAFLIIAALLILAACVLSVRPTPQAESGVLDLSTYDPAALGPAALDGQWEFYWDRLLSPNDFAPNGDAPGTTGYLAFPGTWQGFRLDGKKLDGTGQATFRLRIKLWQHARRLELKKLDGTGQATFRLRIKLWQHARRLELRLFDITMAYKLWADGELVAQSGTVGTDAETEIPRRSLVLAEIEPKGSDLELVLQVSNHHFRQGGVLDSIEIAPPGPLQRAQNRHRAISFLFAGCLMIAAVYHLFLYYKNRKLPSALYFGIYCLLMLGYCTTSNTSLWAANLFLPPLPPALAEYFPLFCYLALGPFLYRFFKSLYPQEIHTIVQHIVDIRLAIFVILLPFAPDYNISQYIALAMLASALYGIYYVQRLMVCVWRGRNGAGLLLTGSVVFLLTSLNDTLAHAKIINSVYLLEPGMLFLVVTQSLALAKRFTHAMEAEEKLSGELERKNASLLAEIEKRNRLERAIVNISEEERRRFSVELHDGLCQQLVGARLHASILTDQLSGTQEGKAMASLTAMLEEASNDAYRTSRGLWPVEHDPATPGPSLEDLARTIARDTGIAVTFENDCHCTQCTNPNVTTLYRIAQEALSNAVKHARAGAIRMQLRCPEQGGIALIVRDDGIGRDEAARQTRSKGGLGLSIMAHRAGMIQADLRIEDESGHGTKVTCIAPCVVAAALDQK
- a CDS encoding DUF6538 domain-containing protein, whose product is MTPRGQNDGSKYTESSAAGDVTCRKSHAPRTTFTAGSIHYFHHVIPHDLRDSLDRSEVRMSLQTGYLAEARPKY